The nucleotide window GAAATATCAAGGACGGTTTGTCCTTCTGTAAAATACTGTAATTTTAATTTGCTGTTATTTGAAAAAGGAATTTTACTAAAGTCTTTATCCGGAAGATTTTGTTTAAGACTTCCGTCAGGTTTGGTAATTTTTGCAACTGACTGTTCGGCAGAGTAAATATCTTTTATAATCGGCGAAGAAAATTTAAAAGCTACGTTGGAGTGCCTTGAACCTTCAGCGTGAGGGTTAGCAGAAGTCAGCATTGCAGTATTTTCATTCATAATCAGTTTTCTGTGGTCAGCTTTTGCATTTAGTGCACGGAGGATACTTCTTATAGTTACTTTATCAGTTCCTTCGTAAACAGGATTTTTAGTTTTCCCGACATTTTTAGAATTGCCGAAAGGTCTTATAAATAATCGCCAAACAGTAGAATAAGTAGGCATAGGATCTCTTAATTTTGCTAAATCCACGTAGCCTATATGAACTCCCGCTTCTTCAAGTTTTTTATGAGTTCTGTTATCAAATGCTCCGTAAAAAGTATTGCTTTCATCGAGTATAAGATAAATTTCAACATCAGGATCTCTTTTTCTTTTTTCAAGAATTTTTTGAGCAAATTCTTCAGCGATATCCACAGGATTGAGTTTTTCTCTGACTCCTTTTCCGAGATAGTCATTAAAAACAAAAATATCCATTAGGAAAAACTCTTTGGCATTATCAAGTATTTCATACGCCTGCTCCCAGATTTGTCTTTCATATTCAATTTTTCCGTCTTTTTTATAAGTAAGATCATAGTAAAAATCAACATTATCTGCATTATATACTTCGGATTTTGTGGAAAGTCCTTCGGGAAGAGAAACACAGGATAAAACCGATAAAAGAATAATTATATTTAAAATAGTATATTTAGATTTTTTCATGAATTTTCCTTTCGTTATCGTTTATATATATTAATTATACCAGTTTTATTCAAAATATCAAGAGCATATAATTCAAATTTTGTTGAAATAAATTATAGGTTGTGTTATTATATATAAAAAAGCGGGAGATGATTTTAAATGAATGAAGTTATAAAACAACTGCAAAATAGAAGATCAGTGAGAGAATTTACAGGGGAAAAAGTAAAAGATGAAGAT belongs to Pseudoleptotrichia goodfellowii and includes:
- a CDS encoding phospholipase D-like domain-containing protein; translated protein: MKKSKYTILNIIILLSVLSCVSLPEGLSTKSEVYNADNVDFYYDLTYKKDGKIEYERQIWEQAYEILDNAKEFFLMDIFVFNDYLGKGVREKLNPVDIAEEFAQKILEKRKRDPDVEIYLILDESNTFYGAFDNRTHKKLEEAGVHIGYVDLAKLRDPMPTYSTVWRLFIRPFGNSKNVGKTKNPVYEGTDKVTIRSILRALNAKADHRKLIMNENTAMLTSANPHAEGSRHSNVAFKFSSPIIKDIYSAEQSVAKITKPDGSLKQNLPDKDFSKIPFSNNSKLKLQYFTEGQTVLDISNELANTGTEDKIIIAQFFLADRGIIKSIKKAAKNGADIQIILNNSNSGLPNKAAAGELMKYARKHNYKIEIRFYNKGEEMYHVKMLSIMKKDYMVTYGGSTNFTRRNMRNYNLENELKITSAYDQNISKSILNYYDRLWTNKDAEFTLPYEKNKNEKVINDLLFRFMEINGFGIF